The Streptomyces sp. NBC_00335 DNA window CCAAGCGCGTGGTCCGCGACCATGACGCCCTGGCGGTGGAGGACTTCAAGCCGAAGTTCCTCGCCAAGTCCACCATGGCCCGCAAGGCTGCCGACGCGGCGATCTCCGCGACGAAGACGGCCCTGATCGAGATGGGCCGCAAGCACGGTCGGACCGTGTACCTGGTCCATCCCGCGCACACCACGATGGACTGTGCGCAGTGCGGAGCGAGAACCAAGCACGCACTCCCTCTCTCAGAACGAACCTACGCCTGCACCGTGTGCGGAGCCGTGTCCCCCAGGGACAAGAACTCCGCCCGCGTGATGCTGGTCCGGGCTGGTCTCAACCCGGCTAGTGCTGATCGCGGAAGACCAGACCAGGCGCTGCCTGGCCTGGCAGCGTGAGCTAGAAATCCCCGATCAGCCCTGGAGGGCGAGGAAACCCTCCCCCCAGGGAGGGGAGGATTCAAGTAGGAGAACAGGCGGCTGAGCTGAGCTGAGGAGGGCCGGGGATCCCGTGGTGGAGATGGTGTCCAGTACCCGGCCCGCCAGGACGGCCAGGGGTTCGGGCTTGGTGAGCGTCACTGTCAGACCCGCAGGGGTGCGGGGATCGGTGACGGTGCGGTGGGTGAGGGCGTCGTTGTGGAGGGTGAGGCGGTGGCGAGGACCAGGTCGATGGAGGCCCGGGGGCCGTCTCGGCGGCTCGGCAGATTTGAGCGGGTCGATGACGATGACTCCGCGGTCTCCCTCGACGAGGTTCATGTTCGAGAGTCGGAGTGGACTGTACGGGCCGTAGGGGCTGCGGGGATCGCCCGCGGCCGGCGCCTCAGCCCGGCTGCGCGAACTGTTCGGTGCCGACGACCCGGAGGAGGTTCAGCCGGTCGGCCGTGTCCGTGCCCGGCGGGGGCGTCAGGAGCAGCAGGCGCTGGTCGCCCTCCGGGGCGAGGAGCACCTGGCAGTCGAGGTCCACGGGACCGACGACGGGGTGGATCACCCGCATGCGGCTGTGCCGGCGGACGGCGACCTCGTGCAGCTCCCACAGGGCGGTGAACTCCTCGCTGGCTTCCTTCAGGCGCTCCACCAGACGGGTGGCGGCCGGGTCCGCGGAGCGCCTGGCGACGGCCGCCCGCAGGTCGGCCACGTGCAGGCGGCTGTACTGCTCGTGCTCCTCCGCCGGGTACGCGTCCCGCGCGGCCGGGTCGGCGAACCAGCGCCAGACGACGTTGCGGCCGTGCTCGGACACCGTGCACACCCCGCCCAGGAGGCTGCGGGCCATCTCGTTCTGGGCCAGTACGTCGCCCAGGTCGCTGAGGACCTGCGCCGGCGTTCCGGGCAACGCGTCCAGCAGGTGCAGCAGGCCCGCGCCGACCTGGTCACCGGCGACCCGCGCGGCGGGCGGGCGGTGCCCCGCGAGCAGGTGGAGGTGGTCGCGGGCGTCGTCGCCGAGGCGCAGGGCGCGGGCGAGGGCGGACAGGATCTGCGGCGAGGGCTGCGGGCCGCGGGCCTGCTCCAGCCGGATGTAGTAGTCGGCCGACATGCCCGCGAGCTGGGCCACCTCCTCGCGCCGCAGCCCGGGCGTACGCCGCCGGGGCCCGGCGGTGAGGCCCGCGTCCTGCGGGCGCACCCGCTCTCGCGAACGGCGGAGGAAATCGGCGAGCTCACTGCGGTCGATCGTCATGTTGATCATCCTGCCGGACGCTTCCCGCGCGGGACATGCGGTGATCACGTCGTGGACGGGGTCACCGCCCATCCAGCGGTGGCCGCCCGCAGTGGCCGGGGTCGCGTCCCATCCAGCGGTCGCCGCCCGCAGTGGCCGGGGTCGCGTCCTATCCAGGGATCGCCGGTCCCAGGTTCACGGGGTCTCTCCCGCCCCCTGCGCCCCGACGGCACTGTTGGTCGAGCCGGAGGGGAAACGCCCCCGGCAGCCACCACCGCCCCGAGGAGCAGCAGCCATGTCCACGACCCTCACCGCCACCGCCGACGCCGCCGCCATCGTGAGCGCCACCGTGCGCGTCGCCGACGCCGAGGTCTACTACGAGCGCACCGGCACGGGCCCCGCACTCGTCCTCGTGCACGGCACCGGCTCAAGCGGCTCCGCCGTCAACTGGGGTCAGACCCGGCCCCGTTTCACCGCCGACCACACGGTGATCACCCCCGACCTCTCCGGCACCGACCGCACCCGGGACGGCGGGGGCGCGCTGACCGTGGAGGGGCTGGCCGCGCAGGTCATCGCCGTCATCGAGGACGCGGGCACCGGGCCGGTGGACCTGCTCGGCTTCTCCATGGGCGCGCCGGTCTCCGCCGCCGTCGCCGCGCTGCGCCCCGACCTCGTGCGCCGGCTGATCCTGGTCTCCGGCTGGGCCCACACCGAGGGCGACGAGTACCTGCGCAACATCTTCACCCTGTGGCAGCAGCTCGGCGCCTTCGACCCGGCTGCGTTCGGCCGCGCCATCACCATGACCGGCTTCAGCCGGGGCTTCCTCAACGCGATCGGCCGCGAACAGGTCGAGCTCCTGATCCCGAACCTGCCCCCCACCCCCGGCACCCTGCGCCACGTCGACCTCGACACCCGCATCGACATCCGCGGCCTGCTGCCGCTCATCGAGGCGGAGACCCTCGTCATCGGCGCCACCCTGGACATCACCGTCCCGGTGGAGAACAGCCGCGCGCTGCACGCCGCGATCGCACACAGCTCGTACGCCGAGATCGAGGCCGGGCACGTCGCCTTCTTCGAGAAGGAGGACGAGTTCGTGGAGCTGGTCGACGGCTTCATCCGCGGGGGTCGGGCGTAGCGCAGCTCAGCCCTGTACGGCCAGCACGATCCGGAGCACGCAGGCCGCGAGCACGGCGCCGGACACGATGCTGGTGATGGCCGCCCCACGGGTGCCGCGGGGCAGCCGGTCCGGCAGGGTCACCGTCTGCGGGCGCTTGGGGTCGTAGATGACATCCATCCGGCCCCCGATCTGGACCGGCGGGAAGACGAACGGGCCCACGGTGTACTGGCGTGCGGGAGAGCCCACCGGGGTGTACTCGAGCAGGATCATCGAACCGTGCGCGACCTGGCCCACGTTGACGCAGACGGCAGAGTGCCGGATGCCCCGCTTCAGCAGCGGGCTCGCGTGGAGGTAGATCCCGAGCGAGACGCAGAACACCACCAGCGCGGCCAACGCGACCAGAAAGACCCAACCACTCACCGACAACGCCCCCGCCCGACGGAAAGACCAGATCATCTCCGACCGTCGGCAGGGCCACAAGGCCTTATGCCGGTGCCGCTCCGGTGAGGGTGTCGACCAGAGCCTGGGCGAGGACGGTCGCGGCGCCGATCCTGGTGTCCTCCCGCTCGTCGCCGGTGACCTTTCCGATCACCGCGTCACGGACGGACACCGAGATGTCGGGGCCCCCGTACAGCTCGGGGAAGGACAGGGCCATCAGGCAGACGCCCACGTTCGCCGAGAGGATCGACTGTCCGGCCAGCGCCGGGGTCGTCCGCAGTCGGCCGGCGTCGCGGCACCGCCCGACGGCCGTCAGGAGCAGGGCCTGCGCCTCCGCGATCGCCTGCGGCTTGGCCGTACCGGCCGGCGTGAACATCAGCCGGTAGAGGTGGGGATTGCCGAGGGCGAACGCGACGTGGCTGTCCCAGGCCGCCCGCAGGTCCGCCACCGGGTCGCCGGTCTGCGGATTGCGGCGCTTGTTGGCGAGGAACCGCTCGAAGCCGAGGTCGGCCACCGCGGTGAGCAGCCCCTCCTTGTCACCGAACTGGCGGTAGATCTCGGGCATGCCGACCTTGGCCCGGTCGCAGATGGCCCGGGTGGAGATCGCCGCCGCGTCCTTGTCCGCGAGCAGCTCCGCGGTGGCTTCCAGAATGCGTTCTCGGGCCGTTGACATGGCGTCGATGGTAGCAGCGCTAACATCATGCGTAAGCATCGCTTACGATCCGTGTTAGCGTTGCACACACCTGCTCGTGAGCGCCTGCCGAGAAGCACCGACGGAGACGTGATGGAGACCCATGGACACCGGCTGGACCTCGATTCCGCGGACGGATCGCCCCTGGAACCCCTCGCGCGACTGATCGTGATCGTGCTCTTCGACGGCGTCGACCTGCTCGACGTCACCGGGCCGCCGGAGGTGTTCTCCCTGGTCCCCCGGGAGACGGACGACGCGGCCGGCTACCGGGTCGTCCTGGCGGCCGGGACCCTCGATCCCGTCACCACCTCGGCCGGGGTGCGCATCCTGCCGGACCTGACCTTCGCCGAGGCCGCGACGCGGAGCATCGACACGCTCCTGGTGCCCGGCGCGGTCGAGCTGGACGCCGAGCGCCGCGTCCGCGCCCTCACCGACCCTGAGGTGGTCGACTGGGTGCGGACGCTCGCCGCGCGCACGCGCCGGGTCGCCTCCGTCTGCGTGGGGGCGCACCTGCTGGCCGCGGCCGGGCTGCTCGACGGCAAGCGGGCCACCACCCACTGGTCCACCGCGGAGCAGCTCGCGGCCGAGCACCCGGCGGTCGAGGTGGACGCCGACCCGGTCTTCATCCGGGAGGGCGAGGTGTGGACCGGCGCCGGGATCAGCGCCTGCCTGGACCTCTCGCTCGCCCTGGTGGCCGAGGACTTCGGCGAGGCCGTCGCCCTGCGCGTGGCCCGGCAGCTGGTGATGTACCTGAAGCGGCCGAGCGGGCAGAGCCAGTTCAGCGTCCCGCTGGAGCCGCCCTCCGCGACGCGGCGCGCCGAGGACCTGCGGCACTACATCCGGCGGCACCTGGGCGGCCGGCTGAGCCTGGCCGACATCGCGGAGTACGCGCACGTCAGCGAGCGGCAGTTGGCCCGGATCTTCAAGTCCGAGCTGGGCATGACCCCGGCCGCCTACATCGAGTCGGCCCGCGTGGAGCTGGCGCGGGGCCGGCTCGAAACCACCGATGCCACGCTCGAACGGATCGCCTCCGCCTGCGGGTTCGGCACGGCCGACACCCTCGTACGGGCCTTCCGCCGCACGCTCGACACCACGCCGACGGAGTACCGGCTCCGCTTCCGGACGGCCTGAGGCGCCCGCCTCCGCGCTACGCGGCTCCGCGCGCGGCCGGGTCGAGGGAGTCGACGTCCTCCATGAAGCTGAGCATCCGGGCGTTGACCAGCTCGGGGTGGTCGAGCTGCGGGCCGTGCCCGGTCGCGGAGACGATCTCGGCGCGGGCTCCGGGGATCACCCGCGGCACCCGCTCCAGCTGGCGCTTCGGGTGCACGAGCAGGCTCCGCTTGCCCATGATCAGGTAGAACGGCGTCCGGATCGTGCCCAGTTCCGCGTCCGACAGCGGCAGCGGGGCGGGGCGCTTGATCCGGAAGGCGCGGACGCCCGCCTGGATCCACCTCCGCAGTTCGGGGACGACCAGGACCGGCTGCTCCAGCCACTTGGCCAGCGTCGGGCGCAGCGCCTTGGGGGCGAAGGTGGCGAAGAGACTGGCGAAGATCCACACGAAGAAGCGCAGCCCCACCTTCTCCAGGCCGCCCGGGTCCAGGGCGGTGACCGAGGCGAGCCGGCCGGGGCGCAGGTGCACCTGGTTGATGACCAGCCAGCCGCCGTAGGAGGAGCCGACCAGGTGGACGTGGTCCAGGCCGAGCGCGTCGAGGGCCTCGTCCATCCACTGGGCCGCGCGCTCGGGCTGCCACATCGGTGCGCGGTGCATACTGCGGCCCGGGTCGCCGGGGGTGTCGAGGGCGTAGACGGGCCGGTCGGCGCTGAGGGCCACGGTGTTGGGGTACCACTGGGCCGAGCAGCCGCCCGAGCCGTGGATCAGGACGATGGGCGTACGGGACTCCGCCGCCGGGTCCGTGGGGCCGTACCGGTAGACGTGCGTGGTCCCGAAGCTGGTCTCCACGTCCGTCTCGGAGCGGGCGGGCGCCCCCTTCGCGTAGAGCGCGTCGCAGGCGGCGAAGTAGCGGTCGCGCAGCTCGTCGCTCACGTAGCGGCCGATGTCACGGCGGGGCTTGTTGTCGGGCACGGGGCACCTCCTGGAGGACCGGGGATCCGTTCTTCGTGATACGACCGTACCATGATGTTGATACGGCGGTACCATGAAAACGAGCCGCGGGCTCATCACCCACGGGCACCGACGGGCGGAGACACCAGAACATGCCGAAACGCGTGGACCACGAGGAACGGCGCACCCAGATCGCCGAGGCACTCATCCGCGTCGCCGGACGGCGCGGGCTGCACGCCGTCGGCATGCGCGACGTGGCGGCCGAGGCCGGAGTCTCCCTGCGCCTGGTCCAGTACTACTTCCAGACCAAGGAGAAGCTGCTCTTCTACGGGCTCCAGCACCTGACCGACCGCTTCACCACACGGGTCGGCGCCCGCCTGGCCGCCGCCGGCCCCGACCCCGGCCCGCGCGCGACGATCGAGGCCCTGCTGCTGGCCTCCCTGCCGACCGACGAGGAGAGCCGCACCTTCCACCTCCTCTACAGCTCCTACTCGATCCTGTCCGTGACCGACGAGGCCCTCGCCGCCCAGCCCTTCATCGACAACCCCGACGCCGCCGAGAACGCGGTGGCCGGGCTGATCGCCCAGGCCCAGGAAACCGGCCTGGCCGACCCGGACGTCGACGCGCGCACGGAGGCGATCAGCCTGCTCGCCATGGCGGCGACCATGGGCACCAGCATCCTGGTCGGCCAGCGGGGCCCCGAGTCGGCCGTCGCGGTGCTGCGCCACCACCTGGACCGGATCTTCAGGACGGGCACACGGAGTCCCGCAGGGGACGCTCCCCCGTCGTGAGGTACGCGGTGACCGTGCGGTCGGAGCAGGCGTTGCCGTTGCCCAGGTAGACCCCGTGGCCGCCGTGGTCGACGGTGAGCAGCCGGGCGCGCGAGCCGAGGGCTTCGCGCATCTTCAGGGAGGCGGTGTACGGGGTCGACGGGTCGCGGAGGTTCTGCACCATCAGGATGTTCGAGGGGCCCCGGTCGGTGATGCGGGTGGGGCGTTCGGCGGGGGCGTCGGGTGACGTTCGCCGGCATCCCGGCCGTCAGGGGGTGCGCGGCGCGGTCCGCGGCCACTGCCCGCTCGTACCCGGAGACGTTCTTGGGCCAGGCCACGACGTTGCAGATGACCCCCACCATCAGCGACGCGTCCGAGTCGGGGAGCACCGCGGCGAGCTCCTTGGGCAGCTCGGGGACCGCCCCGGGGTCCCGGGCCTCGCGGACGAGGCGGGCGAAGGCGGGGAACTGGGCGTCGCCGTAGAGGGCGGTCTGCAGGGCCTGGCGCAGCATCGTGCCCGTCAGCGGCAGGCCGGGTACGTTCGAGGGCTTCGGGGAGCGGTCCAGCTCCGCAGCGAGGGCCAGGAACAACGGGCGTACGTCGTCCGGGTGGTCGGCGAGCCGCAGCCCCTCCCCCGCCCGCGCCGGGTCCGCCGCCCAGGCCGCGAAGTCGGGGAAGCGGTCGTCGGCGCCCTGCGCCATGTTCGCGAGCCAGCCGCGCGCGACCCGCGTCGGGTCGGGGTCCCCGCTGCTGTCCAGCACCAGGCGGTCGGTGCGGTGCGGGAACTTCTGCGCGTACACCGCCGTCACGTAGGTCCCGTAGGAGACGGCCCACACCGAGAGCTTGCGCTCGCCGAGGGCCTCCCGGAAGCGGTCCATGTCGCGCGCCTGGTTGGCGGTGGTGAAACTGCGCAGCTCCGCGCCGCCGTTCGCGGCACAGGCCTCGGCCACCCGGCGGGAGCGGTCGACGTTCTCCGCGATCCCCCCGTCGGCGCCGGGCCAGGAGCGCAGGGTCGTCAGGCGCCGGTCGGCCGCGTCCAGGCCGCATTCGGCGGTGACGCTGCCGCCGACTCCGCGCGGGTCGAGCGCGACGAGGTCGTACGCGCCGTCCAGTTGCCCCGCCAGCGCGGCCCCCTTCTGCGAGAGCCGCTGCACGCCCGAGCCGCCCGGCCCGCCGGGGACCACGGCCAGCGTCCCGCGCCGGGCGGCGGGACGGGTGCTGGGCAGCCGGGACACGGCGAGGTCGACGTGCGGGCCGGCCGGGTCGGCGTAGTCGAGGGGGACGGACAGCTTCGCGCACTGCTGGCCGTCGAGGTGGCCCGTGTGGGTGCACGCCGTCCAGGCCAGGGTGGGCGCGGCGGCGCGGCCGGCGGCGGTGGCGGCCGCGGCGCCGGCGGTACCGGTCAGCGTGGCCGCCACGGCCGTGGCGGCCAGGGCGACGAGTGCGGTCTTGCTGCGGTAAGTGGTCATGAAACGAGGATGGTTGGGCATCCCCGGCCATCACATCCGGGAGCCGGGAAGGTCGTTCGGGGGGCTAGCCCCCCGGCGAGCCCCCCGTCAGACCACGACCACCGCCACTGCCGCCGCACCCATGAGCGCGGCGGCGGAGTGGATGGCCGCATGGCCGTAGTCACCCGACCAGAGGTGGCGGGCCAGACCGGCGACGGCGGTCAGGCCCGCGATGATGCCGATCTGCGCGAGCAGGGTGACGGTGGAGAAGGGGGTCAGCAGCAGGAGCACCGCGTTCAGCCAGAACGGGGCCGCGCCCGTCCAGCCCCGCCACTCCCGCACGTCTCGCCACTGCTGCCGGTTGGGCAGGTGCGGCAGGCGAAGCCAGTGCGGCAAGTGAAGCCAGTGCGGCGCCTCCCGGCGGCCTTTGGGTCTTCGATGGTCCCCGAGCTCTCGGGTCGCCGTCGCCACCGCGCCGTCACCAGCCTCTCATTCACTTGCACGCAAGACGTCAACTCGCAGGCTGTACAGCCTCCTTGGGTGTTGCGGCGGGGACAAGAGCCCGTTCGGCAAGAAATCCGAAAGCCAGGCCGAAAGTTCCCCACATCGCGGCCTGAATGGCGAGCGAGGCGAGCCGGAACTGCCAGACGAGCGCCGCCGGGAAGCCCGTCGGCACCTCGTTGATGCCGGGCAGGAACGCGTAGGCGACGGCGACGGCCACCACGAAGGCGAGCGAGGCTGCGATCGAGGCGTTCCAGTTGCCCAGGCGCGGCGCGAGGCGCCGGCCCAGGATCAGCGCGGCGGCCGCGAGCAGCAGGCCGAGCGCGAGCATCAGGACGTAGAGGGTGGTCCGCTGGACCGTGGTCTCGGGGTCTCCGACGGCCGGCGGGTTGGCGGGGTACTTGAAGAACGGCACCAGGGTGACGGTGACGAACAGACCGCCGGAGACCAGCAGCGCCGTGGCCCGGGGGCCGAAGCGGCCGATCCGGCCCAGGGCGTAGCAGTAGACGAGCGCGGCGATGCCGCCGAGCGCGATCCCGTAGAGCAGGGTTCCGGTGCCCAGCCCGGCCGTGGCCTGGAGGGCCCGGCTGACCGGAGCCGCCTCGGCGTCACCGTGATCGTGGGATCCGGCTTCCTCCAGGGCGATCGCCGCGTCGACCTGGGACTCGCCCAGGAAGTACGCGACGAGGAACGCGGCAACTCCGGCGAGCAGGCCGGCGAGCATGCCCCTGATGAGGAGCACGCGGGGGGAAATGGGGTTCATGAAGTTTTCGGTCCCTTGCGGATCGGTGGATCAGTGGCAGGGGAAGCCGAGGAGGTGGCGGCCGTCGTGCATCCACTCGTGCACGGTGTCGCCTTCGAAGATCGCGGTGGCGCCCTGCTCGGCGCCGACGAGGTAGAGCAGGACCAGCATCAGAACGCCCACGAACAGCGCCCAAGGGGCCAGGGTGGAGAGGGAGATGGGTGCGACGGCCAGCGGGGCGGCAGTCGTGGGCACGGCGGAGTCGGCCATGGCAGGAACCTCCAGAGGGAACACGCGTCCCGGTCAGTGGTGCTTGCGACGACGGTGGCGGGTCTGACTTTCCTC harbors:
- a CDS encoding helix-turn-helix transcriptional regulator translates to MINMTIDRSELADFLRRSRERVRPQDAGLTAGPRRRTPGLRREEVAQLAGMSADYYIRLEQARGPQPSPQILSALARALRLGDDARDHLHLLAGHRPPAARVAGDQVGAGLLHLLDALPGTPAQVLSDLGDVLAQNEMARSLLGGVCTVSEHGRNVVWRWFADPAARDAYPAEEHEQYSRLHVADLRAAVARRSADPAATRLVERLKEASEEFTALWELHEVAVRRHSRMRVIHPVVGPVDLDCQVLLAPEGDQRLLLLTPPPGTDTADRLNLLRVVGTEQFAQPG
- a CDS encoding alpha/beta fold hydrolase gives rise to the protein MSTTLTATADAAAIVSATVRVADAEVYYERTGTGPALVLVHGTGSSGSAVNWGQTRPRFTADHTVITPDLSGTDRTRDGGGALTVEGLAAQVIAVIEDAGTGPVDLLGFSMGAPVSAAVAALRPDLVRRLILVSGWAHTEGDEYLRNIFTLWQQLGAFDPAAFGRAITMTGFSRGFLNAIGREQVELLIPNLPPTPGTLRHVDLDTRIDIRGLLPLIEAETLVIGATLDITVPVENSRALHAAIAHSSYAEIEAGHVAFFEKEDEFVELVDGFIRGGRA
- a CDS encoding TetR/AcrR family transcriptional regulator, which produces MSTARERILEATAELLADKDAAAISTRAICDRAKVGMPEIYRQFGDKEGLLTAVADLGFERFLANKRRNPQTGDPVADLRAAWDSHVAFALGNPHLYRLMFTPAGTAKPQAIAEAQALLLTAVGRCRDAGRLRTTPALAGQSILSANVGVCLMALSFPELYGGPDISVSVRDAVIGKVTGDEREDTRIGAATVLAQALVDTLTGAAPA
- a CDS encoding GlxA family transcriptional regulator; translated protein: METHGHRLDLDSADGSPLEPLARLIVIVLFDGVDLLDVTGPPEVFSLVPRETDDAAGYRVVLAAGTLDPVTTSAGVRILPDLTFAEAATRSIDTLLVPGAVELDAERRVRALTDPEVVDWVRTLAARTRRVASVCVGAHLLAAAGLLDGKRATTHWSTAEQLAAEHPAVEVDADPVFIREGEVWTGAGISACLDLSLALVAEDFGEAVALRVARQLVMYLKRPSGQSQFSVPLEPPSATRRAEDLRHYIRRHLGGRLSLADIAEYAHVSERQLARIFKSELGMTPAAYIESARVELARGRLETTDATLERIASACGFGTADTLVRAFRRTLDTTPTEYRLRFRTA
- a CDS encoding alpha/beta fold hydrolase gives rise to the protein MPDNKPRRDIGRYVSDELRDRYFAACDALYAKGAPARSETDVETSFGTTHVYRYGPTDPAAESRTPIVLIHGSGGCSAQWYPNTVALSADRPVYALDTPGDPGRSMHRAPMWQPERAAQWMDEALDALGLDHVHLVGSSYGGWLVINQVHLRPGRLASVTALDPGGLEKVGLRFFVWIFASLFATFAPKALRPTLAKWLEQPVLVVPELRRWIQAGVRAFRIKRPAPLPLSDAELGTIRTPFYLIMGKRSLLVHPKRQLERVPRVIPGARAEIVSATGHGPQLDHPELVNARMLSFMEDVDSLDPAARGAA
- a CDS encoding TetR/AcrR family transcriptional regulator translates to MPKRVDHEERRTQIAEALIRVAGRRGLHAVGMRDVAAEAGVSLRLVQYYFQTKEKLLFYGLQHLTDRFTTRVGARLAAAGPDPGPRATIEALLLASLPTDEESRTFHLLYSSYSILSVTDEALAAQPFIDNPDAAENAVAGLIAQAQETGLADPDVDARTEAISLLAMAATMGTSILVGQRGPESAVAVLRHHLDRIFRTGTRSPAGDAPPS
- a CDS encoding CbtA family protein, which encodes MNPISPRVLLIRGMLAGLLAGVAAFLVAYFLGESQVDAAIALEEAGSHDHGDAEAAPVSRALQATAGLGTGTLLYGIALGGIAALVYCYALGRIGRFGPRATALLVSGGLFVTVTLVPFFKYPANPPAVGDPETTVQRTTLYVLMLALGLLLAAAALILGRRLAPRLGNWNASIAASLAFVVAVAVAYAFLPGINEVPTGFPAALVWQFRLASLAIQAAMWGTFGLAFGFLAERALVPAATPKEAVQPAS
- a CDS encoding CbtB domain-containing protein, encoding MADSAVPTTAAPLAVAPISLSTLAPWALFVGVLMLVLLYLVGAEQGATAIFEGDTVHEWMHDGRHLLGFPCH